The genome window GGGGACGGGGCGACGGCGGCGTTCGTGGCGCAGCGGTTCGTCGAAGATGGGAAGTGGTAGGAGGTGTCCATGAAGGAGCTTCTGAGGGGCGCGATGGAGCACGTGAAGCGGAGGGGCGCGGAGTACGCCGACGCGCGCCACGTCCGGGGCTCAAACGAGATCCTCGTCATGCGGAACGGGGAGCTCGAGACGGCCTCCGTGAGCGAGTCGGAGGGGTTCGGCATCCGCGTTCTCCTGAACGGGGCGTGGGGGTTCTCCTCGAGCTCGACGATGACGCCCGAGAAGGTCACAGAGACCGCCGAACGCGCGCTCGCGATCGCGAAGGCGAGCGGGAGCGTCGGCGCGTCGAAGGTCGTCCTGGACGGGCGCCCGCCCGCGAAGGACACGTACGCGAACAAGGTGCTCGAGGACCCGTTCGCGGTGCCGCTGCCTGAGAAGGTCGGCATGCTCGCGGACTGCTGCGAGCGCATGTCGAAGGTCGAAGGCATCAGATTCGCCACGGCCTCGATGCAGAGCTGGCGGACCGAGAAGCTCTTCGTCGCCACCGACGGGAGCGAGATCGCGCAGACGATCACCGAGGCCGGCGGCGGCATCTCCGCCACGGCGATGGACGGCGACGAGCGTCAGACGCGCTCGTACCCCGCGAGCTTCCGTGGGGACTACTCCACCGCGGGCTTCGAGTTCACGCGGTCGCTCCGGCTGGCGGACCACGCCGACCGCGTCGCGCGCGAGGCCGTCGAGCTGCTCAAGGCCGACGAGTGCCCGACGAAGAAGACGGCGCTCATCATCGGCGGGAGCCAGCTCGCGCTCCAGGTGCACGAGTCGTGCGGGCACCCCATCGAGCTGGACCGAGTGTTCGGGACCGAGGCGTCGTACGCGGGCACGAGCTTCCTCACGACGGAGAAGCGCGGCTCGTTCCGCTACGGGTCGAAGCTCGTCAACATCGTCCAGGACGCGACGGCGGAAGGCGGGCTCGGGAGCTTCGGCTACGACGACGAGGGCGTGCGCGCGCAGCGGACGGACGTCGTGCGCGAGGGCGTCTTCGCCGGCTACCTCATGAGCC of Candidatus Effluviviaceae Genus I sp. contains these proteins:
- a CDS encoding TldD/PmbA family protein, whose product is MKELLRGAMEHVKRRGAEYADARHVRGSNEILVMRNGELETASVSESEGFGIRVLLNGAWGFSSSSTMTPEKVTETAERALAIAKASGSVGASKVVLDGRPPAKDTYANKVLEDPFAVPLPEKVGMLADCCERMSKVEGIRFATASMQSWRTEKLFVATDGSEIAQTITEAGGGISATAMDGDERQTRSYPASFRGDYSTAGFEFTRSLRLADHADRVAREAVELLKADECPTKKTALIIGGSQLALQVHESCGHPIELDRVFGTEASYAGTSFLTTEKRGSFRYGSKLVNIVQDATAEGGLGSFGYDDEGVRAQRTDVVREGVFAGYLMSRETAPLIGLASNGAMRAEGWDRIPLVRMTNVNLLPGAGTLADLIADTKDGIFIDFNKSWSIDQRRLNFQFGCEIAWEIRSGRLGRMLKNPVYTGITPEFWGSCDAIAGPEEWHIWGIPSCGKGEPGQSAHVGHGVAPTRFQNVQVGVQK